A stretch of Candidatus Vicinibacter affinis DNA encodes these proteins:
- the efp gene encoding elongation factor P, which translates to MANTSDIRNGMCMDYNNDIFVIVEFQHVKPGKGNAFVRTRLKSMTSGKVIENTFVAGHTINEVRVERRKVQYLYKDDMGYNFMNSETFEQESLSDKLIDNGEFLKEGMEIEVLYHAEKNTPLLAELPAHLVVEVTYTEPGVKGNTATNAMKMATIETGAEIKVPLFIEQGEKIKVDTRTREYIERVK; encoded by the coding sequence ATGGCAAATACATCAGATATCAGAAATGGAATGTGCATGGATTACAACAATGACATTTTCGTGATTGTGGAATTCCAGCATGTCAAACCCGGAAAAGGAAATGCCTTCGTACGTACCAGATTGAAAAGTATGACCTCCGGAAAGGTCATCGAGAATACTTTCGTGGCAGGACACACCATCAACGAAGTGAGGGTAGAAAGAAGAAAAGTTCAGTATCTTTACAAAGACGATATGGGCTATAATTTTATGAATTCAGAGACCTTCGAACAAGAGTCTTTGAGTGACAAGCTAATAGACAATGGCGAATTCCTTAAAGAAGGAATGGAGATCGAGGTGTTGTACCATGCAGAGAAAAACACCCCACTGTTAGCCGAACTTCCTGCACATCTGGTGGTAGAGGTAACTTACACCGAACCCGGTGTAAAAGGCAATACCGCCACCAATGCCATGAAAATGGCCACTATCGAGACCGGTGCTGAGATTAAAGTACCCTTGTTCATTGAGCAGGGCGAAAAAATTAAAGTGGATACCCGTACGAGAGAGTATATCGAACGAGTCAAATAA
- the accB gene encoding acetyl-CoA carboxylase biotin carboxyl carrier protein yields the protein MNFKEIQELIRLVSKSDLAEFKVKDGEFELSIKTQKALKMPEMQAISYQPSYTMQPTQHQAAPAPKALEAAAAPAGAPESGKKQIEIKSPMVGTFYRSGGPDKPPFVKVGDKIDSGKTVCIIEAMKLFNEIESEVKGTIVKVCVEDASPVEYDQVLFILEP from the coding sequence ATGAACTTTAAAGAAATTCAAGAATTAATCCGCCTGGTAAGCAAATCTGATTTGGCAGAATTCAAGGTGAAGGATGGTGAGTTTGAGCTTTCTATAAAGACCCAAAAGGCTTTAAAAATGCCTGAGATGCAGGCCATCAGCTACCAACCTTCCTATACCATGCAGCCGACCCAGCATCAGGCCGCTCCTGCACCAAAAGCCCTGGAAGCAGCTGCCGCTCCGGCCGGCGCTCCTGAATCCGGTAAAAAACAAATCGAAATAAAATCTCCGATGGTGGGTACTTTCTATCGTTCCGGCGGACCGGACAAACCACCTTTTGTTAAAGTAGGCGACAAGATAGATTCCGGTAAAACGGTCTGCATCATTGAAGCCATGAAACTTTTCAACGAAATTGAATCGGAAGTAAAAGGAACCATCGTAAAAGTCTGCGTGGAGGATGCTTCACCGGTTGAATACGATCAGGTTCTATTCATTCTAGAGCCCTAA
- the accC gene encoding acetyl-CoA carboxylase biotin carboxylase subunit: MFQKILIANRGEIALRIIRTCKEMGIKTVAIYSTADRESLHVRFADEAVCIGPPASSQSYLNIPKIMAAVEITNADAVHPGYGFLAENAEFAEICTQYGVKFIGPTPDQIRRMGDKITAKDTMIKCGVPVVPGSEGLLKDIKQGKKVALEIGYPVILKATAGGGGKGMRIVWKEEEFEHAWNTARQEAKAAFTNDGIYMEKYVEEPRHIEFQIVGDQFGKVVHLSERDCSIQRRHQKLVEESPSPFMTPELREKMGDAAILAGKAINYEGVGTVEFLVDKYRNFYFMEMNTRIQVEHPVTEEVIDHDLIKEQIKVAAGIPISGKNYIPNLHAIEVRINAEDPYNDFRPCPGKITTLHTSKGHGVRVDTHVYSGYTVPPYYDSMIAKLICKAQTREECITKMERALDEFILEGIKTTIPFHKQLMRNESFRSGDFNTGFLNTFVLEPEKPTK; the protein is encoded by the coding sequence ATGTTTCAAAAAATATTGATTGCCAACAGAGGCGAAATTGCCTTGAGGATTATTAGGACCTGTAAAGAAATGGGCATCAAAACGGTGGCGATTTATTCGACCGCCGATCGCGAAAGCCTGCATGTGAGATTTGCTGACGAAGCGGTCTGCATAGGACCTCCAGCTTCCTCTCAATCTTACCTCAACATTCCCAAGATCATGGCAGCCGTTGAAATTACCAACGCAGATGCGGTGCATCCCGGATATGGTTTTTTGGCGGAGAATGCTGAATTTGCAGAGATCTGCACACAGTACGGTGTAAAATTTATTGGGCCCACACCGGATCAGATCCGTAGAATGGGGGACAAAATCACCGCCAAGGATACCATGATCAAATGTGGGGTACCGGTTGTACCTGGTTCCGAAGGATTACTGAAAGACATCAAACAAGGCAAGAAGGTAGCTCTTGAGATCGGATACCCTGTAATCCTGAAGGCTACTGCCGGAGGGGGTGGTAAGGGGATGCGCATCGTCTGGAAAGAAGAAGAATTTGAACATGCCTGGAATACCGCCCGTCAGGAGGCCAAAGCGGCCTTTACCAATGACGGTATATACATGGAAAAATACGTGGAAGAACCACGACACATTGAATTTCAAATCGTAGGGGATCAGTTTGGAAAAGTAGTTCATCTCTCAGAAAGGGATTGCTCCATCCAGCGACGTCATCAAAAGTTGGTTGAAGAAAGTCCTTCTCCGTTTATGACGCCTGAATTAAGGGAGAAAATGGGGGACGCCGCCATCCTTGCCGGAAAAGCCATCAACTACGAAGGAGTAGGTACGGTAGAGTTTCTCGTTGACAAATACCGCAACTTTTACTTCATGGAGATGAATACCCGAATTCAGGTAGAGCATCCTGTGACGGAAGAGGTCATCGACCATGACCTGATCAAAGAACAAATCAAAGTGGCTGCCGGAATTCCAATTTCCGGTAAAAATTACATTCCGAATCTGCATGCCATCGAGGTGAGAATAAACGCAGAAGACCCTTACAATGATTTTAGGCCTTGTCCGGGTAAAATTACCACGCTCCACACTTCCAAGGGCCATGGGGTCCGCGTAGATACGCATGTGTATTCCGGTTACACCGTTCCGCCATATTACGATTCCATGATCGCCAAACTCATCTGCAAGGCGCAGACCCGCGAGGAGTGCATTACCAAAATGGAGCGCGCACTGGATGAATTCATTCTGGAAGGCATCAAGACGACCATCCCTTTTCACAAGCAATTGATGAGGAATGAGTCTTTCCGTTCAGGGGATTTCAACACGGGATTCCTGAATACTTTTGTGCTGGAACCTGAAAAGCCGACCAAATAA
- a CDS encoding ABC transporter ATP-binding protein, protein MLFQQGLVVPEPPVNASGAGGLVSQLKYDFASWLSTKDKSQAVFIVCICIGSVFFLKNLFRYLAIYFMTPVRAAMVKDTRSRLFAKLMDLPMSFFSEERKGDLIARMTADVHEVEWTLLATFESWVKDPLIILGSIAFMLYTSPSLTLFVLILLMATAFIIGGISRTLKKKSLNAQEEFGDLISLQEESLGGLRVIKVFAAESYVKSRFDAILEKYKNLLININRRREMAPPLSEFLGIVIVCLLLSYGASLVFSNQIAASTFLAFLYAFFNVIEPSKMLSASYFNVQKGVAALNRINEILNLDIKIKNDDQAITKKSFESIIEFDNVSFVYPNDPKEVLSGINLKIHKGQTIALVGASGSGKSTMVDLLARFHDVSSGSIRIDGVDIRKIEVEDLRRLMGMVTQEPILFNDSIKNNVEFGQMGNSDERIWEVLKLANAADFVSESSKGLEYNIGDRGVKLSGGQRQRLTIARAVLRNPEILILDEATSALDSASETLIQAALEELLKKHTAIVIAHRLSTIRNADLIVVLKEGRIVETGTHEELIKFNGEYSNFVSLQSLL, encoded by the coding sequence ATGTTGTTCCAACAAGGGCTGGTAGTGCCTGAACCTCCTGTGAATGCAAGTGGCGCCGGCGGACTGGTCAGCCAACTCAAATACGATTTTGCAAGCTGGCTGTCCACCAAGGACAAATCTCAGGCGGTCTTCATCGTCTGCATTTGCATTGGCTCTGTTTTTTTTCTGAAAAATTTATTCCGATACCTGGCCATCTATTTTATGACGCCTGTCCGGGCAGCCATGGTGAAAGATACCCGCAGCCGCTTATTTGCAAAACTGATGGATCTCCCGATGTCTTTTTTTTCTGAAGAAAGAAAAGGGGATCTCATCGCCAGAATGACCGCCGACGTACACGAAGTGGAATGGACTCTATTGGCCACTTTTGAGTCCTGGGTAAAAGATCCTCTGATCATCCTGGGAAGCATCGCCTTCATGCTCTACACCAGTCCGAGTCTCACTTTATTTGTGTTGATACTGTTGATGGCAACTGCCTTCATCATCGGGGGCATTTCAAGGACGCTCAAGAAGAAATCACTGAATGCTCAGGAAGAATTTGGAGACCTGATTTCCTTGCAGGAAGAAAGCCTCGGTGGGCTAAGAGTCATCAAAGTGTTTGCAGCAGAATCCTATGTAAAGTCCCGTTTCGACGCCATTCTGGAGAAGTACAAAAATCTCCTGATCAACATCAACAGACGCAGGGAAATGGCTCCACCTTTGTCGGAGTTTTTGGGAATTGTGATCGTTTGTTTGCTGCTGTCTTATGGTGCATCACTCGTTTTTTCCAATCAAATTGCAGCTTCTACTTTTCTGGCGTTTTTATATGCTTTTTTTAATGTGATCGAACCGTCCAAAATGTTGTCTGCCTCTTATTTCAATGTGCAGAAAGGAGTGGCCGCCCTCAACCGGATTAATGAAATTCTGAACCTCGACATTAAAATTAAAAATGACGACCAGGCCATCACCAAAAAGAGCTTCGAATCCATCATAGAATTTGACAATGTTTCTTTTGTATATCCCAATGACCCTAAAGAAGTCCTGTCCGGAATCAATTTAAAAATACACAAGGGACAGACCATCGCGCTGGTAGGGGCAAGTGGTTCGGGTAAGTCCACCATGGTAGATTTGCTGGCAAGGTTTCACGATGTCAGCAGCGGTAGCATCCGCATAGACGGAGTGGACATTCGCAAGATTGAGGTAGAGGATTTGCGAAGACTGATGGGCATGGTGACCCAGGAACCTATCTTGTTCAACGATTCCATCAAAAACAATGTGGAGTTTGGTCAAATGGGGAACTCTGATGAACGGATTTGGGAAGTTTTAAAATTGGCGAATGCGGCCGATTTTGTATCAGAGTCTTCCAAAGGTTTGGAGTACAACATTGGTGACCGTGGCGTCAAACTCAGCGGTGGCCAACGCCAGCGACTCACCATCGCCAGAGCAGTACTCAGAAATCCGGAGATCCTCATCCTCGATGAAGCCACCTCAGCACTTGATTCTGCTTCAGAAACACTGATCCAGGCAGCCCTCGAAGAATTGCTTAAAAAACACACCGCCATCGTCATCGCGCACCGCTTGTCCACCATCCGAAATGCGGATCTCATCGTAGTACTGAAGGAAGGAAGGATCGTGGAGACCGGTACGCACGAAGAATTAATTAAATTTAATGGGGAATACAGTAACTTTGTGTCCTTGCAATCACTCCTCTAA
- a CDS encoding transposase → MEATGIYWVSLFLVLEDAGFDVVLVTAKHVKNVRGKKTDVSDADWIRQLHSCGLLSASFQPDKFTRKLRAYMRHRKI, encoded by the coding sequence ATGGAGGCTACTGGTATTTACTGGGTAAGTTTATTTTTAGTATTAGAAGATGCGGGTTTTGATGTTGTATTAGTTACAGCTAAACATGTAAAAAATGTAAGAGGAAAGAAAACAGATGTTAGCGATGCTGATTGGATACGTCAATTACACAGTTGCGGATTATTATCTGCAAGTTTTCAACCCGATAAGTTTACTCGTAAATTAAGAGCATATATGCGTCATCGAAAAATTTAA
- a CDS encoding IS110 family transposase, producing the protein MLKLKECDAKIEEHLREKSGVDTFVEPQKKEKSNKNNLNFNGKEMLYELTGTDLAEIFGITETNAIEIISEVGLDMSKWPTVKHFTSWLNLAPNNKISGGKVLSSRIPKRKTTQVKYLEWRRLPYSVAKIG; encoded by the coding sequence ATGCTTAAGCTAAAGGAATGCGATGCTAAAATAGAAGAGCATCTTCGTGAAAAATCCGGAGTAGATACATTTGTGGAGCCCCAAAAAAAAGAAAAGAGTAATAAAAATAATTTGAATTTTAACGGAAAGGAAATGTTGTACGAACTAACGGGGACGGATTTAGCAGAAATTTTTGGGATTACGGAAACAAATGCTATAGAAATTATAAGCGAAGTCGGATTAGATATGAGTAAATGGCCAACGGTAAAACACTTTACATCATGGTTAAACTTAGCGCCGAATAATAAAATATCAGGAGGGAAAGTATTAAGTAGCCGGATTCCAAAAAGAAAAACCACGCAGGTCAAATATTTAGAATGGCGGCGTTTGCCATACAGCGTAGCAAAAATTGGTTAG
- a CDS encoding LexA family transcriptional regulator — MNNLVSQRFIQCYQDLIDTHQIRSARQFAVALDSYAQTFNEILKLRRDVSLELVQKAVEVFHFNPHFLFSGNGPKFLKVDASEDLSILTIVADSKDREQIVHVPMVAQAGYTGRFADPVYIHELPCYSLPDFKFKTDGTMRSFEVSGESMEPTLNQGDLIICGYIHPFHWEKQIRDQKLYVFVTDADVVVKRPTNLLRSERKLLLHSDNTSFNSYAVEADKIKEVWQVKAKISTQLDPPSNKSQGLELVVDQLKNMILQQNQVLEEILEKVEADPVQ; from the coding sequence ATGAATAACCTTGTAAGTCAACGTTTTATTCAATGTTATCAAGATTTGATCGATACCCATCAAATCCGTTCAGCCAGACAGTTTGCCGTTGCCCTCGATTCTTACGCCCAGACCTTCAATGAAATCCTCAAATTAAGAAGAGATGTAAGCCTCGAACTGGTACAGAAAGCAGTGGAAGTATTTCATTTCAACCCTCATTTTTTATTTTCGGGAAATGGCCCAAAATTTCTCAAAGTAGATGCTTCAGAAGATCTCTCCATACTCACCATCGTAGCAGACAGTAAAGACCGGGAACAAATAGTACACGTACCCATGGTGGCGCAGGCTGGGTATACCGGACGTTTTGCCGATCCTGTTTACATTCATGAATTGCCATGCTATTCCTTACCGGATTTTAAATTCAAAACGGACGGCACCATGCGTTCCTTTGAAGTGAGCGGCGAAAGCATGGAGCCTACACTCAATCAGGGGGATCTTATTATCTGCGGATACATCCATCCTTTCCATTGGGAAAAACAAATCCGCGATCAGAAATTATATGTCTTCGTAACCGACGCAGATGTCGTGGTCAAACGGCCAACCAATCTACTGCGATCTGAACGTAAATTATTACTGCATTCCGACAACACAAGTTTTAATTCCTACGCCGTCGAAGCAGATAAAATCAAGGAAGTCTGGCAGGTAAAAGCCAAAATAAGCACACAGCTGGATCCACCATCCAATAAATCTCAGGGTCTTGAATTAGTGGTAGACCAGCTTAAAAACATGATCCTCCAGCAAAATCAGGTGCTGGAAGAAATTCTCGAAAAAGTGGAAGCTGACCCGGTCCAATAA
- a CDS encoding PD40 domain-containing protein: protein MQKIFTFLFCLSSLIMLRAQESRLLRFPTIYGDNVCFTYAGNLYTCSANGGTARRLTDHEGVEIFSKYSPDGSKIAYTAQYDGNSEVYVMPAGGGVPQRVTYTATLNRDDVSDRMGPNNICMGWKDKETIVYRSRWRDFNDWKGQLYTANINGSMPEQLPFPHGGFCSYSPDKKKIAFNRVFREFRTWKRYKGGQADEIWIYDFASKQTTKITDNDAQDIIPMWTGNKVYYVSDRDKRMNIFVYDFTTLQTKKLTDFKDFDVKFPSLGDKAIVFENGGYIYKLNLSNDKVEKISIQINEDFSMGRNKIVSAKDNIFGWDLSSDGNRACFSARGDIFTVPAKNGAIKNLTSSSNAHERDLAWSPDGKYIGYISDATGEDEIYIIPSNGVGAPEQLTQKGKNYKYGMSWSPDGTKIAYSDRNQKLYYVDIKTKKEVVVASSDVFEIRDYNWSPDSKFLAYTNPVRKGNSVINIYSLSDKSTHPVTEPWFDSSNPCFSSDGKYLYFVSQRTFSPSYNNLEWNHAYFDLSKVYMVTLKSTTKNPFAPKSDEVAIRDLSKKEDKKDDKKDDKKADKNSDSTMVSGIDFFGIENRVIEIPGAGGNYFGIQSVDDKIYYFKSSMREANKLVVYDLKAQKETEISDKARSYTISADSKKMLLNSGGSYYIVDLPSAKVTLETPLNLTDMKTMVDRKAEFKQIYFECWRQMRDFFYDPGMHGVNWEKLRDQYAELLPYVNTRIDLTYIIGELIGELNCGHAYVGGGDYVKADRIPMGLLGGTVTKDKSGYFRIDKIYKSQNWDKNVRAPLTEIGVDAKEGDYITAVEGVSTKNVSNIYSMLIGTANKQITLKINSTASETGAREVTIIPIADEQKLIYYTWVQNNIEKVNKATGGRVGYLHIPNMGPEGLNEFAKYFYAQLYKEGLIIDDRGNGGGNVSPMIIERLKREPVQVTKARNAAPVFEPADQVIGPKVALIDEYSASDGDIFAYRFQKSKLGPVIGKRSWGGVVGIRGTLPIVDGGILNRPEFSRYDVDGKRWEIEGHGVDPDIVVDNDPAKEFMGEDQQLNEAIRYIMDQMKNKQFKEPTPPPFPVK from the coding sequence ATGCAAAAAATATTCACATTTTTATTTTGTTTGAGCAGTCTGATTATGCTCCGCGCACAGGAGAGCAGATTGTTGAGATTTCCCACCATCTACGGTGACAACGTATGTTTTACCTACGCAGGTAATTTATACACCTGCAGTGCCAACGGAGGCACCGCCAGAAGATTGACAGATCATGAAGGCGTGGAAATATTTTCCAAATATTCTCCGGACGGATCCAAAATCGCTTACACAGCACAGTATGACGGAAATTCTGAAGTGTATGTAATGCCGGCAGGTGGAGGAGTTCCACAAAGGGTCACCTACACCGCCACCTTGAACAGAGATGATGTGTCTGACCGCATGGGTCCTAACAACATCTGCATGGGCTGGAAAGACAAAGAAACCATTGTATATCGCTCCAGATGGAGAGATTTCAATGATTGGAAAGGACAACTCTACACCGCCAACATCAATGGTTCCATGCCGGAGCAATTGCCATTTCCACACGGTGGTTTTTGCAGTTATTCTCCGGATAAAAAGAAAATCGCATTCAACCGAGTGTTTAGAGAATTCAGAACCTGGAAACGATACAAAGGTGGCCAGGCAGATGAGATCTGGATCTATGATTTTGCTTCCAAACAAACCACTAAAATTACAGACAACGATGCACAGGACATCATCCCGATGTGGACCGGTAATAAAGTTTATTACGTGTCTGATCGCGACAAAAGAATGAACATTTTTGTTTACGATTTTACAACCCTGCAAACCAAAAAGCTGACCGATTTTAAAGACTTTGATGTGAAGTTTCCTTCACTGGGAGACAAAGCCATCGTCTTTGAAAATGGTGGCTACATTTATAAATTGAATCTGAGTAATGATAAAGTGGAAAAAATCAGCATCCAGATCAATGAAGATTTTTCCATGGGCAGAAATAAAATCGTTTCTGCAAAAGACAATATTTTTGGTTGGGATCTTTCCTCTGATGGAAATCGCGCTTGTTTCTCTGCAAGAGGTGACATCTTCACCGTCCCTGCAAAAAATGGGGCCATCAAAAATCTTACTTCCAGTTCAAATGCACACGAAAGAGATTTGGCCTGGTCTCCTGATGGAAAATACATCGGTTACATCAGCGATGCCACCGGAGAAGATGAAATCTACATCATTCCATCCAATGGGGTAGGCGCACCGGAACAATTGACCCAAAAAGGTAAGAACTATAAATACGGAATGTCCTGGTCTCCTGATGGTACCAAAATCGCCTACAGTGACCGAAATCAGAAATTGTATTACGTGGACATCAAAACCAAAAAAGAAGTAGTCGTTGCCAGCTCAGATGTTTTTGAAATCAGAGATTACAACTGGTCCCCTGACAGCAAATTTTTGGCCTACACCAATCCGGTAAGAAAAGGAAATTCTGTCATCAATATTTATTCTTTAAGTGATAAATCAACGCATCCGGTTACGGAACCATGGTTTGATTCCTCCAATCCATGTTTCAGTTCGGACGGTAAATATTTGTATTTTGTTTCGCAGCGAACTTTTAGCCCTTCCTACAATAACCTTGAGTGGAATCATGCCTATTTTGATTTATCAAAAGTGTACATGGTTACCTTAAAGTCCACTACAAAAAATCCTTTCGCTCCTAAATCTGATGAAGTCGCCATCAGAGACTTGTCAAAAAAAGAGGATAAAAAGGATGATAAAAAAGACGACAAGAAAGCGGATAAGAATTCGGACAGCACCATGGTTTCCGGAATTGATTTTTTCGGAATAGAAAACAGAGTAATAGAAATACCGGGAGCGGGTGGAAATTATTTTGGCATCCAATCGGTAGATGATAAAATTTATTATTTCAAATCTTCTATGAGAGAAGCAAATAAATTGGTAGTCTATGATTTGAAAGCGCAGAAAGAAACAGAGATCAGCGATAAAGCAAGGTCATACACCATAAGTGCCGACAGTAAGAAAATGTTGCTTAATTCCGGAGGAAGTTATTACATCGTAGATCTTCCATCCGCTAAAGTTACGTTGGAAACACCCCTGAATCTAACGGATATGAAAACCATGGTGGACCGCAAAGCAGAATTCAAACAAATTTATTTTGAATGCTGGCGCCAGATGAGGGATTTCTTTTACGATCCCGGAATGCATGGAGTTAATTGGGAAAAATTGAGGGACCAATATGCTGAATTGTTGCCTTATGTCAATACGCGCATTGACTTGACCTACATCATCGGAGAATTGATCGGTGAATTGAATTGCGGTCATGCCTACGTAGGCGGAGGCGATTATGTAAAAGCGGATCGCATTCCCATGGGGCTACTTGGTGGAACAGTTACCAAAGATAAATCCGGCTATTTCCGAATTGATAAAATTTACAAAAGCCAAAACTGGGATAAGAATGTACGCGCTCCTTTGACAGAAATCGGAGTAGATGCAAAAGAAGGGGATTACATCACTGCAGTAGAAGGCGTTTCTACCAAAAATGTCAGCAACATTTATTCCATGTTGATAGGTACTGCGAATAAACAAATCACTTTAAAAATTAATTCAACCGCTTCTGAAACGGGAGCTCGTGAAGTAACCATCATACCCATCGCAGATGAACAAAAATTAATTTACTATACCTGGGTACAAAACAACATCGAAAAAGTAAACAAAGCGACCGGAGGTCGAGTAGGATATCTGCACATTCCCAACATGGGCCCGGAAGGTTTGAATGAATTTGCTAAATATTTCTACGCTCAACTGTACAAGGAAGGTTTAATCATCGACGATCGTGGCAATGGCGGGGGCAACGTGTCTCCTATGATCATTGAGCGATTGAAAAGAGAACCTGTACAGGTAACCAAAGCAAGAAACGCTGCACCGGTCTTCGAACCGGCTGATCAGGTCATAGGTCCTAAAGTTGCCTTGATCGATGAATATTCAGCAAGTGATGGTGACATTTTCGCCTACAGATTTCAAAAATCTAAACTTGGACCTGTAATCGGCAAGCGCTCGTGGGGTGGTGTCGTGGGAATCCGTGGTACACTTCCGATTGTCGACGGTGGTATATTGAACAGACCTGAATTCTCCAGATACGATGTTGATGGAAAACGTTGGGAAATCGAAGGACATGGGGTAGATCCGGACATCGTAGTAGACAACGATCCGGCAAAAGAGTTTATGGGTGAAGACCAGCAACTCAATGAAGCCATTCGCTACATCATGGATCAAATGAAAAATAAACAATTCAAAGAACCTACTCCACCACCATTTCCGGTGAAGTAA